The genome window AATTGCAGAAGCTACCATGTCATCAATGAGGCGATGCTCATAATATAATTTATGATTTTCAAATTCAACTTTAAATTCCGCGTCAAATATTTCCTGAAAGATATCTTTAAAACGACCATCATAGGCTTTTAAAATGGTATTTTTTGTCGAAAGGTAGACAGGAACATTGCGTTGAAGTCCGTAATGAAAAGATGCACGGGCAAAATCGCGGATTGATTCATCAAGATTGTACATTGCCATTGCAACTCCTGCACTTGGAGCATCAAAGACATCATACTCGATAATCTGACCATCATCACCAACAAATTTAATACTTAATTTTCCTTTACTTGGAAATTTGAAATCAGTTGCTTTATATTGATCACCAAAAGCATGACGTCCGACAATAATTGGTTTTGTCCAACCTGGAACAAGACGTGGAATATTTTTGCAGATAATAGGTTCACGAAAAATAACGCCTCCTAAAATATTGCGAATTGTGCCGTTTGGTGACTTCCACATTTTTGTTAAATTGAATTCTTTAACACGTGCTTCATCAGGAGTAATGGTTGCACATTTCACACCAACCCCATATTTTTTGATAGCATTAGCAGAATCAATTGTTATTTGATCATTGGTTGCTTCTCTATTTTCAATGGAAAGATCATAATATTTAAGATCAATATCGAGATAGGGATGAATGAGCTTATCTTTAATATATTTCCAGATAATACGAGTCATTTCATCGCCGTCGATTTCAACAATGGGATTTGCCACTTTAATCTTTGCCATTAGGAGTCCCTTTTTTGTATAAATAACATTTTTTCCTATAATACTTTAAGATCCATGATGGAAATTAAAAACAAAAATAGTAGAAGAATGTTAAATTTCAATCAACGAAAAGCTTTTTGCATATATAAATAAGCTTTTATTTTAAATGTTTGTTCTTTCAATTTTTCGTTTTTAGTTTGAAATTTTTTTATCTGTGTTATATTAATTATAGTAATTGGGGTGCATAATTAAATGGGGGAAAACCATGATTTCTATTGATTCATTTCGGTTAAATCCAGAAATTGATGGGTACCAAAACCCTAGCTCACATAAAGAGAAAAATTTCACTGAAATACTTCAGGGTGATGTTCAGATCCCATCTGTGCGTATTAGTAGTAAAAATATTATTCATTCGAATTTACACGGCACATTATCATATATTCAAGAGTTTACTGATAATGAGAAACTATTTACATTAGTATTACCTTCTTTAATTGATGGTACTCATCCCATTTCTTCATGGGGAAGTTTGATTGAAGTCGATGCTTCACAATTTCAAGGTTATGATGGTGTTCCAAAAGATCATTTTCAGGTTTATGTTCCTTTGATAATAAATGATAATCAA of Bartonella sp. JB63 contains these proteins:
- a CDS encoding NADP-dependent isocitrate dehydrogenase, producing the protein MAKIKVANPIVEIDGDEMTRIIWKYIKDKLIHPYLDIDLKYYDLSIENREATNDQITIDSANAIKKYGVGVKCATITPDEARVKEFNLTKMWKSPNGTIRNILGGVIFREPIICKNIPRLVPGWTKPIIVGRHAFGDQYKATDFKFPSKGKLSIKFVGDDGQIIEYDVFDAPSAGVAMAMYNLDESIRDFARASFHYGLQRNVPVYLSTKNTILKAYDGRFKDIFQEIFDAEFKVEFENHKLYYEHRLIDDMVASAIKWSGGYVWACKNYDGDVQSDIVAQGFGSLGLMTSVLMTPDGKIVEAEAAHGTVTRHYRQHQRNEETSTNSIASIFAWTRGLAHRAKLDNNEELKNFATTLERVCINTVEEGFMTKDLAILIGPEKKWLSTTGFLEKIDENLKKEMTPNIILNSKPFK